The DNA sequence CTTTTTCTTCGTCGATCATCGCGTTCCGTTCGACGATGACATCACCCGTTTCCGGATGGCGCACCGTGCGGAATGAGACCCGCCCGACGATGCGGTCGTATAGATCCTCGATCACTTCTTTACCTTCTTGCAACCGCGTGATATGGACTCCTTTGTCCGTGCCGCAGTCTTCCTCGCGCACGATCACATCTTGTGCCACGTCGACTAAACGCCGCGTCAAGTAACCGGAGTCGGCCGTCCGCAGCGCCGTGTCAGCCAGACCCTTTCGCGCGCCGTGTGTCGAAATAAAGAACTCTAACACCGTTAGGCCTTCGCGGAAGTTCGATTTAATCGGCAGCTCGATGATTTTACCGGACGGCGCTGCCATGAGGCCGCGCATCCCGGCGAGCTGCGTAATTTGTGACACATTACCCCGCGCCCCCGAATGGGCCATCATGTTAATCGGATTAAAACGGTCGAGCGACTTCATTAAAATAGCGGTGATTTCGTCTTTCGCCTTACTCCAGAAGGAGATGACGCGCTCATAACGCTCTTCTTCCGTAATTAAGCCGCGGCGGAATTGCTTCATCACCATCTGCACGCGATCGTTCGCCTCATCCAAAATCCGTTCTTTTTCAGCCGGAACGATGACGTCGGATACAGCGATCGTAATACCGGCCCGCGTCGAATATTTAAATCCAGCTGCCTTGACGTTATCCATAATGACAGACGTCTCGGTCGTCCCATAGCGACGGAAACATTCCGCGATAATGAGGCCGAGGTATTTTTTCACGACTGCGTCACGAGGTTCACTCGCCTGAATGGCCGCGCGCACGTCTTGCCCTTTTTCAAATATAAAAAACTCATCCGGCGTGCGTTCCAAAGAACTATCTGTACCCGGCGCGTTAATGTAGGGAAAATCGGCTGGGAAAATTTCGTTGAAAATCACTTTCCCTGCCGTCGTTACGATGAGCGCCTCTTGTTGCTGTTCGCTAAACGACGTCTTGCCGAGAGAACGCGCCGGTAGCGCGACGCGCGAGTGCAAGCTGACGTACCCGTGTTCATACGCGCTGATGAGTTCGTCCGGGCTGCTGTAAATACCGCCCTCGCCCACTTCCCCCGCCTTCTCTAACGTCAAGTAGAAACAGCCGAGCACCATGTCTTGCGACGGCGTCACGACCGGCTTCCCGTCTTTAGGGTTCAAAATGTTTTGCGCCGCCAGCATTAAAATGCGCGCTTCTGCTTGCGCCTCGGCCGACAGCGGCACGTGCACGGCCATTTGGTCGCCGTCGAAGTCAGCGTTGTACGCCGTACAGACGAGCGGGTGCAGTTTGATCGCTCGCCCTTCGACTAAGACGGGCTCAAACGCTTGAATCCCTAAACGGTGCAACGTCGGAGCGCGGTTTAAGAGCACCGGATGTTCTTTAATGACGTCTTCCAGGACGTCCCACACTTCCGGATGTACGCGTTCCACTTTTCGTTTGGCGCTTTTAATGTTGTGCACGAGTCCTTTGCTCACTAGTTCTTTCATCACGAACGGCTTGAATAGTTCGAGCGCCATTTCTTTCGGCAAGCCGCACTGATACATCTTTAGACGCGGACCGACGACGATGACCGACCGTCCGGAATAGTCGACCCGCTTACCGAGCAAGTTTTGCCGGAAACGGCCCTGCTTTCCTTTGAGCATATGACTGAGCGACTTCAGTGGGCGGTTACCGGGTCCGGTAACCGGGCGGCCGCGTCGTCCGTTGTCGATCAATGCGTCGACTGCCTCTTGCAGCATCCGCTTTTCGTTTTGCACGATAATGTCAGGCGCCCCTAAATCTAAAAGCCGCTTCAACCGGTTGTTGCGGTTAATG is a window from the Numidum massiliense genome containing:
- the rpoC gene encoding DNA-directed RNA polymerase subunit beta', which codes for MLDVNNFEFMKIALASPNKIRSWSRGEVKKPETINYRTLKPEKEGLFCEKIFGPTKDWECHCGKYKRVRYKGVVCDRCGVEVTRQKVRRERMGHIELAAPVSHIWYFKGIPSRMGLVLDMSPRSLEEVIYFASYVVTDPGDTPLEKKQLLSEKEYRSYREKYGQAFQAAMGAEAVKRLLSELDLDQEVAGLKEELSTAQGQRRNRVVKRLEVLEAFRHSDNDPEWMILDVLPVIPPELRPMVQLDGGRFATSDLNDLYRRVINRNNRLKRLLDLGAPDIIVQNEKRMLQEAVDALIDNGRRGRPVTGPGNRPLKSLSHMLKGKQGRFRQNLLGKRVDYSGRSVIVVGPRLKMYQCGLPKEMALELFKPFVMKELVSKGLVHNIKSAKRKVERVHPEVWDVLEDVIKEHPVLLNRAPTLHRLGIQAFEPVLVEGRAIKLHPLVCTAYNADFDGDQMAVHVPLSAEAQAEARILMLAAQNILNPKDGKPVVTPSQDMVLGCFYLTLEKAGEVGEGGIYSSPDELISAYEHGYVSLHSRVALPARSLGKTSFSEQQQEALIVTTAGKVIFNEIFPADFPYINAPGTDSSLERTPDEFFIFEKGQDVRAAIQASEPRDAVVKKYLGLIIAECFRRYGTTETSVIMDNVKAAGFKYSTRAGITIAVSDVIVPAEKERILDEANDRVQMVMKQFRRGLITEEERYERVISFWSKAKDEITAILMKSLDRFNPINMMAHSGARGNVSQITQLAGMRGLMAAPSGKIIELPIKSNFREGLTVLEFFISTHGARKGLADTALRTADSGYLTRRLVDVAQDVIVREEDCGTDKGVHITRLQEGKEVIEDLYDRIVGRVSFRTVRHPETGDVIVERNAMIDEEKASAIVAAGIEAVDIRSVLNCRTRHGVCKRCYGRNLALGTQVEIGEAVGIIAAQSIGEPGTQLTMRTFHTGGVAGDDITQGLPRIQELFEARNPKGEAVITEISGTVKDIRETKDRREVEVEGSIEAKVYNVPFGARIKVAVGDQVETGDTLTEGSIDPKELLRVKGVRGVQQYILQEVQKVYRLQGVEINDKHVEVMIRQMMRKVRITEAGDTDMLPGAIIDIHEFEEANNRSFADGKEPAVARPVLLGITKASLETDSFLSAASFQETTRVLTDAAIKGKVDQLLGLKENVIIGKLVPAGTGMNRYRAVKVAEQATAQKTSNKNKAATVAVK